A genomic segment from Capra hircus breed San Clemente chromosome 15, ASM170441v1, whole genome shotgun sequence encodes:
- the LOC102180331 gene encoding olfactory receptor 51A7, protein MAVLNNSEVQLFLLIGIPGLEHAHEWISIPICLLYLVAIMGNSTILFIIKTEPSLHEPMYYFLAILAISDLGLSFSSLPTMLRIFLLNAMEISPNACFAQEFFIHGFTVMESSVLLVMSLDRFLAIHNPLRYHSLLTNNRVAKMGPILATRSLLLVLPFPFMLRRLKYCQKNVLSHSYCLHQDTMKLACSDNKINVIYGFFVALCTMLDLALIVLSYTLILKTVLSIASLAERLKTLNTCVSHFCAVLIFYVPIITLAAMHRFAKHKSPLAIILIADIFLLLPPLMNPIVYCVKTQQIREKVLGKISNICRR, encoded by the coding sequence ATGGCTGTTCTCAATAACTCTGAGGTCCAGCTTTTCCTTCTGATTGGAATTCCAGGATTGGAACATGCCCACGAGTGGATCTCCATTCCCATATGCCTCCTATATCTGGTTGCCATCATGGGCAACAGTACCATTCTCTTTATCATAAAGACAGAGCCCTCACTTCATGAACCCATGTATTATTTTCTTGCCATTTTGGCTATCTCTGACCTGGGCCtgtccttctcctctctccctacCATGCTGAGAATCTTCTTGCTCAATGCCATGGAAATTTCACCCAATGCCTGCTTTGCTCAAGAATTTTTCATCCATGGATTCACAGTCATGGAGTCCTCAGTACTGCTGGTCATGTCTTTGGATCGCTTTCTTGCCATTCACAATCCCCTGAGATATCATTCTCTCCTCACTAACAACAGAGTTGCTAAAATGGGACCGATTTTAGCCACCAGGAGCCTTCTCTTAGTGCTTCCATTTCCTTTCATGCTAAGGAGATTGAAATATTGTCAGAAGAATGTCCTTTCTCACTCATACTGTCTTCATCAGGATACCATGAAGCTGGCCTGCTCTGACAATAAGATCAATGTTATCTATGGTTTCTTTGTTGCTCTCTGTACTATGCTGGACTTGGCTCTCATTGTTCTCTCTTATACACTGATTCTGAAGACTGTACTCAGCATTGCATCTTTGGCAGAGAGACTTAAGACCCTTAACACTTGTGTCTCCCATTTCTGTGCTGTACTCATTTTCTATGTGCCCATTATTACACTGGCTGCCATGCACCGCTTTGCCAAGCACAAAAGCCCCCTTGCTATAATCCTTATTGCAGACATATTCTTGTTGTTGCCACCCCTGATGAATCCCATTGTGTATTGTGTAAAGACTCAACAAATCCGGGAGAAGGTCTTGGGGAAGATATCTAACATATGTAGGAGATAA
- the LOC102180061 gene encoding olfactory receptor 51G2: protein MPLRSLENSSSMSSTFLLSGIPGLEHMHTWISIPLCFVYTVSILGNCTIIFIIKTEPSLHEPMYLFLSMLALTDLGLSLCTLPTVLGIFWVGARDIGHDACFAQLFFIHCLSFLESSVLLSMAFDRFVAICRPLHYASILTNTVIGRIGLASLGRSVALIIPLPFMLKRFPYCGSPVLSHSYCLHQEVMKLACADIRANSIYGMFVIVSTVGIDSLLILFSYALILRTVLSIASRAERLKALNTCVSHICAVLLFYTPMIGLSVIHRFGKQAPHLVQVILGFVYLLFPPLMNPIVYSVKTKQIRDRVTHAFCF, encoded by the coding sequence ATGCCATTGAGGTCCCTGGagaacagcagcagcatgtcctctACCTTCCTGCTGAGTGGCATTCCTGGCCTGGAGCACATGCACACCTGGATCTCCATCCCACTGTGCTTCGTATACACAGTCTCCATCCTGGGAAACTGCACTATCATCTTTATCATTAAAACAGAGCCCTCGCTCCATGAGCCCATGTACCTCTTCCTGTCCATGCTGGCTCTGACTGACCTGGGGCTGTCTCTTTGCACCCTCCCTACAGTGCTGGGCATCTTTTGGGTTGGGGCACGAGACATTGGCCATGATGCCTGTTTTGCCCAGCTCTTTTTCATTCACTGCTTGTCCTTCCTGGAGTCCTCTGTACTCCTGTCTATGGCCTTTGACCGCTTTGTGGCCATTTGCCGCCCCTTGCACTATGCTTCTATTCTCACCAACACAGTCATTGGCAGGATCGGCCTGGCTTCTTTGGGTCGCAGTGTAGCACTCATTATTCCTTTACCTTTTATGCTCAAAAGATTCCCATATTGCGGCTCCCCAGTCCTCTCACATTCCTACTGCCTCCACCAGGAAGTGATGAAGTTGGCCTGTGCAGACATCAGAGCCAACAGCATTTACGGCATGTTTGTCATCGTTTCTACAGTGGGTATAGACTCACTGCTCATTCTCTTCTCCTATGCCCTGATCCTGCGCACTGTGCTGTCCATTGCATCCAGGGCCGAGAGGCTCAAAGCTCTTAACACCTGTGTTTCCCACATCTGTGCTGTGCTCCTTTTCTACACTCCCATGATTGGCCTGTCAGTCATCCACCGCTTTGGGAAGCAGGCACCTCATCTGGTCCAGGTGATTCTGGGCTTTGTGtatcttctcttccctcctctgaTGAATCCCATCGTCTACAGTGTGAAGACCAAACAGATCCGCGATCGTGTGACCCACGCCTTTTGTTTCTAG